From a region of the Tateyamaria omphalii genome:
- a CDS encoding SDR family NAD(P)-dependent oxidoreductase, translated as MTDISLSGKRYWLVGAGDGLGRALAHCMSRAGIEVIVSSRSEDKLQELVEALPGKASYQTIDIADDESVKAAAEAVGEIDGLVLLAGVYWPFSAKEWNAEQATAMADVNFTGFMRVLGQVVPHFVERDAGHIVLTSSLTGFRGLPGSIGYTASKAATMSLAECMHADLRDTGVRVQVANPGFIKTQLTDKNDFNMPFIMEPDKAARVMFEFMLTDNFKKSFPTFFSLLFRGSQFLPDWLYYRIFA; from the coding sequence ATGACGGACATTTCCCTGAGCGGCAAACGATATTGGCTGGTGGGCGCAGGCGACGGTTTGGGCCGTGCGCTTGCGCATTGCATGAGCCGCGCGGGGATCGAGGTGATCGTGTCGTCACGCAGCGAGGACAAGCTGCAAGAGCTGGTTGAAGCCCTACCCGGCAAGGCGTCGTATCAGACCATCGACATCGCGGATGACGAGAGCGTCAAAGCGGCAGCAGAGGCCGTCGGAGAGATTGACGGTCTGGTGCTACTGGCCGGAGTGTATTGGCCTTTTTCCGCCAAGGAATGGAATGCCGAGCAAGCGACGGCGATGGCCGATGTCAATTTTACCGGCTTCATGCGGGTGCTGGGGCAGGTGGTGCCACACTTTGTCGAAAGGGATGCGGGGCACATTGTCCTGACCTCTTCGCTCACTGGGTTTCGGGGGCTGCCGGGGTCGATCGGGTATACCGCGTCGAAGGCCGCGACGATGTCGTTGGCGGAGTGTATGCACGCCGATTTGCGCGACACCGGCGTGCGGGTGCAGGTGGCCAACCCCGGCTTTATCAAGACGCAATTGACCGACAAGAATGATTTCAACATGCCCTTCATCATGGAGCCGGACAAGGCGGCGCGGGTGATGTTCGAATTCATGCTGACCGACAATTTCAAAAAGAGCTTTCCAACGTTTTTTTCGCTGTTGTTCCGCGGGTCGCAATTCCTGCCCGACTGGCTGTATTACCGGATCTTTGCCTAA
- a CDS encoding ChrR family anti-sigma-E factor: MEQKIKHHLTDEVLMAYAAGTLPEAFNLMVATHVSLCDECRAAVESYDTLGGEVLDQTPGNDVSLTPGSFAATMALIAGGAPDTIRTTRGRDTVLPQPLLEYVGGGLDNVKWRSVGMGVKQAILPTSKDASARLLYIPAGMAMPDHGHHGTEMTMVLQGAFQDDDDYFARGDVEVANSDLHHTPVADIHEDCICLAVTDAPLRFEGLLPKIAQRFARI, from the coding sequence ATGGAACAGAAGATTAAGCATCACCTGACGGACGAGGTTCTCATGGCCTACGCAGCCGGGACGCTGCCAGAGGCATTTAATCTCATGGTCGCGACCCATGTGTCGCTCTGCGATGAATGTCGCGCTGCGGTCGAAAGCTATGACACGTTGGGGGGCGAGGTGCTGGACCAGACGCCCGGCAACGACGTGTCGCTGACACCCGGCAGCTTTGCCGCCACGATGGCACTGATAGCGGGCGGGGCGCCCGACACGATCCGTACAACACGGGGACGCGACACCGTGCTACCGCAACCGCTGCTCGAATACGTGGGCGGTGGGTTGGACAACGTCAAATGGCGGTCGGTCGGTATGGGCGTGAAACAAGCGATCCTGCCCACGTCCAAGGATGCGTCAGCCCGCTTGCTTTACATCCCCGCAGGCATGGCGATGCCGGATCACGGCCACCACGGCACCGAGATGACCATGGTGCTGCAAGGCGCGTTCCAGGACGACGACGATTACTTTGCGCGCGGCGATGTCGAGGTGGCCAATAGCGACCTGCACCATACGCCCGTGGCGGACATTCACGAAGACTGCATCTGCCTGGCAGTCACCGACGCGCCTTTGCGGTTCGAAGGGTTGTTGCCGAAAATCGCGCAGCGGTTCGCGCGGATCTGA
- a CDS encoding AbrB family transcriptional regulator encodes MLTRPTAHSLRITGQTLIMGAIGAGIAEAIGAPIAVLTGPALFVSLAALAGLRTGIDDTVRNLVFLLVGVSIGSGVDSSATQAMLRWPLAFAALGVMLWATLWLCGRLLHHGFGLDKRSAYLAAAPGHLSFVVGLSTGLNLDTTRIVVIQSVRLLALTLTVPAIALAFGFELTGQILPPGPAMAWTHLGLLLLAGLALGYALDKIGLPAPLLIGGMVASALGHTTEVTPGVMHPWLSYAGLMTVGTLIGARFNGITRQALATSLLAGLTVTTLTVLMALAAALPIAYTLGFDPTHVLIAFAPGGLETMIAMGVVLGANPGFVAAAHVSRLLFLTVLLPAFVGRIRKH; translated from the coding sequence ATGCTTACACGCCCCACCGCCCACAGCCTGCGCATCACAGGCCAAACCCTGATCATGGGCGCCATCGGCGCAGGGATCGCGGAAGCCATCGGCGCCCCCATCGCCGTCCTCACCGGCCCGGCACTGTTCGTCAGCCTCGCCGCCCTCGCGGGGCTGCGCACCGGCATCGACGACACGGTGCGCAACCTCGTCTTCCTCCTGGTAGGGGTCAGCATCGGCAGTGGCGTAGACAGCAGCGCAACCCAGGCCATGCTGCGCTGGCCATTGGCTTTCGCGGCACTTGGCGTGATGCTCTGGGCCACGCTCTGGCTCTGCGGGCGGCTCCTGCACCATGGCTTCGGCCTCGACAAACGCAGCGCCTATCTCGCCGCCGCCCCCGGTCACCTCAGCTTTGTGGTGGGTCTTTCCACAGGCCTCAACCTCGACACAACGCGCATCGTGGTCATCCAGTCCGTCCGCCTGCTCGCCCTCACACTCACGGTCCCCGCCATCGCCCTCGCGTTCGGGTTCGAACTGACAGGCCAGATCCTGCCCCCCGGCCCGGCCATGGCCTGGACCCATCTGGGCCTTCTCCTGCTAGCAGGGCTCGCCCTCGGCTACGCCCTCGACAAGATCGGGCTGCCCGCCCCGCTCCTGATCGGCGGCATGGTCGCCTCCGCCCTCGGCCACACAACGGAAGTGACACCGGGGGTCATGCACCCTTGGCTCAGCTACGCAGGGCTGATGACGGTCGGCACCCTCATCGGCGCCCGGTTCAACGGGATCACACGCCAGGCCCTCGCCACCTCGCTTCTCGCTGGTCTCACCGTCACAACACTTACCGTCCTCATGGCCCTCGCCGCAGCGCTGCCCATCGCCTACACACTCGGCTTCGACCCCACCCACGTCCTCATCGCCTTCGCGCCGGGCGGCCTGGAAACCATGATCGCCATGGGCGTCGTCCTCGGCGCCAACCCAGGCTTTGTCGCCGCTGCCCACGTCTCCCGCCTCCTCTTCCTGACAGTCCTCCTCCCAGCCTTCGTCGGGCGCATCCGCAAACACTGA
- a CDS encoding DUF3775 domain-containing protein has protein sequence MDLEIERAVVAQVVLMGHELERAEAELRGLIDRLDTDEQAELVAIMWIGRGAFEPDDWEEALHTAEAEATTPCADYLLGTPHFPDHLEAGMEALGLPLGDDEDALLR, from the coding sequence ATGGATCTTGAGATTGAGCGCGCCGTTGTTGCGCAAGTGGTGTTGATGGGCCACGAGTTGGAGCGGGCCGAGGCCGAGTTGCGCGGTCTGATTGACCGGCTGGACACGGACGAACAGGCCGAGCTGGTCGCGATCATGTGGATCGGGCGCGGTGCGTTCGAACCGGATGATTGGGAGGAAGCGCTGCACACAGCAGAGGCAGAGGCGACCACCCCGTGCGCTGACTACCTGCTGGGCACGCCGCATTTCCCGGACCATCTGGAGGCGGGGATGGAAGCGCTGGGTCTGCCGCTGGGCGATGATGAGGATGCGCTGCTGCGGTAA
- a CDS encoding saccharopine dehydrogenase — MTHLWVRAEQRQNEDRVGLTPEGTSKLIANGITVTVEDSRTRCIPTDRYAQAGATIAPENTWPTAPTDAIIFGLKELPDDGTPLPHKHIMFGHAYKGQPAGQVLLDRFKAGGGALYDLEYLVDETGKRVAAFGYWAGYAGAAVALKCWIAQQQGRIVGPVTAYPSSNHLLAELQSDLVATGTQRPTALIIGALGRVGSGAADLCTVMGVPTTRWDMTETAHGGPFPEIMQHDLFFNCILARPGTPVFVPAGTPHQARKLTVIGDIACDPDSDFSPIKVYDRTTTWDAPALRVHVNPPLDVTAIDNLPSMLPVESSEDYADQLLPSLLMLSDLTSGVWGRAKQTFDGAIEAMPSD; from the coding sequence ATGACACATCTGTGGGTCCGCGCCGAACAACGCCAGAACGAAGACCGCGTGGGCCTCACCCCCGAAGGGACCTCGAAACTGATCGCAAACGGGATCACGGTCACGGTCGAAGACAGCCGAACCCGCTGCATCCCCACCGACCGCTACGCGCAGGCAGGCGCCACCATCGCCCCCGAAAACACCTGGCCCACGGCACCAACAGACGCCATCATCTTCGGGCTCAAGGAACTGCCCGACGACGGCACGCCCCTGCCGCACAAGCACATCATGTTCGGCCACGCCTACAAGGGACAGCCAGCGGGCCAAGTCCTGCTCGACCGGTTCAAAGCGGGCGGTGGCGCGCTCTACGACCTCGAATATCTGGTGGACGAGACAGGCAAACGGGTCGCGGCCTTCGGCTACTGGGCCGGCTACGCAGGGGCGGCCGTCGCGCTCAAATGCTGGATCGCCCAGCAACAGGGCAGGATCGTGGGCCCGGTCACCGCCTACCCCAGCTCCAACCACCTGCTGGCAGAGTTGCAATCCGACCTGGTGGCGACCGGCACGCAGCGCCCGACGGCACTCATCATCGGTGCCCTCGGCCGCGTCGGCTCAGGCGCCGCAGACCTCTGCACCGTCATGGGCGTGCCCACCACTCGCTGGGACATGACGGAAACCGCCCATGGCGGCCCCTTCCCCGAAATCATGCAACACGACCTCTTCTTCAACTGCATCCTGGCGCGCCCCGGCACGCCGGTCTTTGTCCCCGCGGGGACACCACACCAAGCGCGCAAACTGACTGTCATCGGCGACATCGCCTGCGATCCCGACAGCGACTTTTCCCCGATCAAGGTCTACGACCGGACCACCACATGGGATGCGCCCGCGCTTCGCGTTCACGTCAACCCACCGCTCGATGTGACCGCAATCGACAACCTGCCCTCAATGCTGCCAGTGGAAAGCAGCGAAGACTACGCCGACCAACTCCTGCCCAGCCTGCTCATGCTGTCCGACCTGACATCAGGCGTCTGGGGCCGCGCCAAACAGACATTCGACGGCGCCATAGAGGCGATGCCGTCTGACTGA
- a CDS encoding DUF1365 domain-containing protein — protein sequence MTATVDHIAGVTFHGRKGGIDNAFRYTVDYMLLDAEAELRLPRLFGRNARGVMALDDTDHGGAPKAGRGAAWVRDVLQAHQISGVVRIELLAQPKVLGHVFNPVSFWLCRRDDDQMIAVIAEVTNTFGDRHSYLVNHPDMRPIAPADRLRATKIFHVSPFQPIEGGYEFRFDIRDDRIGVWIDYSRGGEGGLIATLTGRRCALTNRAIVSAALRRPFGSRRVLALIHWQAVKLWWKRAIYRARPVPPSEEVSR from the coding sequence ATGACGGCAACCGTCGATCATATCGCGGGGGTCACCTTTCACGGGCGTAAGGGCGGCATTGATAATGCGTTCCGCTACACCGTGGATTACATGCTGCTGGATGCGGAGGCCGAGCTGCGCCTGCCGCGCCTGTTCGGGCGGAACGCGCGCGGCGTGATGGCGCTGGACGACACTGATCATGGCGGGGCGCCCAAGGCCGGGCGTGGCGCTGCGTGGGTGCGTGATGTGCTTCAGGCGCACCAGATCAGCGGTGTCGTGCGGATTGAGCTGTTGGCCCAACCCAAGGTGCTGGGCCATGTGTTCAATCCGGTCAGCTTTTGGCTGTGCCGCCGCGATGACGATCAGATGATTGCGGTGATCGCCGAGGTGACGAACACGTTTGGCGATCGCCACAGTTATCTCGTGAACCACCCCGACATGAGGCCCATCGCGCCCGCGGATCGGCTGCGTGCGACCAAGATTTTCCACGTATCCCCGTTCCAACCTATTGAAGGTGGGTATGAATTTCGCTTCGATATCCGGGACGACCGGATCGGCGTGTGGATCGACTATTCCCGAGGTGGTGAGGGCGGGCTGATTGCCACGCTCACAGGACGTCGCTGTGCTCTTACCAATCGTGCGATTGTGAGCGCCGCCCTGCGCCGCCCCTTTGGATCGCGCCGGGTTCTGGCCCTGATCCATTGGCAAGCGGTGAAGCTGTGGTGGAAGCGCGCGATCTATCGTGCCCGCCCCGTGCCCCCGTCGGAAGAGGTCTCGCGGTGA
- a CDS encoding sigma-70 family RNA polymerase sigma factor gives MLWVDHMIRIRDDQDQAAFADLFDHFAPRVKGFLMKSGADASLAEECAQEVMATCWHKAHMFDPARASVATWIFTIARNRKIDVLRKQRRPEPEDLGWGPEDEPDQADVMALQQESEQLGRAISELPPAQRELIQKAYFGDLSHSEIADQTGLPLGTIKSRIRLALERLRHAMK, from the coding sequence ATGTTGTGGGTCGACCACATGATCCGGATCCGCGACGACCAGGACCAGGCGGCCTTCGCCGACTTGTTTGACCATTTTGCCCCACGGGTCAAAGGGTTCCTGATGAAATCCGGCGCAGATGCGTCGCTGGCAGAGGAATGCGCACAGGAGGTCATGGCGACCTGCTGGCACAAGGCGCATATGTTTGACCCCGCGCGGGCATCGGTGGCGACCTGGATCTTCACCATCGCGCGGAACAGGAAGATTGACGTGCTGCGCAAGCAGCGCCGCCCCGAACCCGAAGATCTGGGGTGGGGGCCCGAAGACGAACCTGATCAGGCCGATGTGATGGCCCTGCAACAGGAAAGCGAACAGTTGGGCCGGGCCATTTCCGAATTGCCCCCAGCCCAGCGGGAACTGATACAAAAGGCATATTTCGGGGATCTGTCCCACAGCGAAATTGCCGACCAAACCGGTCTGCCCCTCGGCACGATCAAATCAAGGATCAGGCTGGCGCTGGAACGACTGCGCCACGCGATGAAGTGA
- a CDS encoding glutathione S-transferase family protein, which produces MKLYYATSTISIAVAIALEEAGLPYDTHQLNFAAGDQQSPGYAKVNPKGRVPALEVDGTILTETGALLDYIATQAPHLMPTDPIQAARARSVMYYLASTMHVNHAHKMRGHRWADQDSSKQDMKAKVPETMTASAQYIETDCLTGPFILGDQITIADTYLFMVCTWLPGDGVDLAPFPKLRSFMDAMEARDSVKTIRAKGMLG; this is translated from the coding sequence ATGAAACTCTACTACGCCACCAGCACCATCTCGATCGCCGTCGCCATCGCGCTCGAGGAAGCGGGCCTGCCCTACGACACCCACCAACTCAACTTCGCCGCAGGCGACCAGCAATCCCCCGGCTACGCGAAAGTGAACCCCAAGGGCCGCGTCCCCGCACTCGAGGTGGACGGCACGATCCTCACCGAAACCGGCGCGCTCCTCGACTACATCGCCACCCAAGCGCCGCACCTCATGCCCACTGACCCGATCCAGGCGGCCAGGGCGCGCAGCGTCATGTACTACCTCGCCTCCACCATGCACGTGAACCACGCGCACAAGATGCGCGGCCACCGTTGGGCCGATCAGGACAGCAGCAAGCAGGACATGAAAGCCAAGGTGCCGGAAACCATGACCGCCTCCGCCCAGTATATTGAAACCGACTGCCTCACCGGTCCCTTCATCCTCGGCGACCAGATCACCATCGCCGACACCTACCTCTTCATGGTCTGCACATGGCTGCCCGGCGACGGTGTCGACCTCGCCCCCTTCCCCAAACTCCGCAGCTTCATGGACGCGATGGAGGCGCGCGACAGCGTCAAAACCATCCGCGCCAAGGGCATGCTCGGATGA
- a CDS encoding MFS transporter: MSNAAPQRLPAYAVFAALLSAAGLPIYIHAPKFYVDEYGVSLAALGAVLFGLRLLDVVQDPLFGRLSEALRSRRGLAVLIGCSVMALSMLGLFAVPPLLPPLIWFALMLTGVFSAFSFLTINFYAQGVVKADRLPGQGHLMLARWRETGALLGVCVAAIAPVMLGGFMGAPFAGFAVGFLVLALAAVVMMRGEWVSDGLPPSVGFKAVLGDALARKLLLIALVNAAPVAVSSTLFLFFVESRLEAPGFEGPLLLLFFLSAALAAPVWGRLAERYGPKPVLLSAMVLAILAFGWAVTLGPGDWLAFAIICVLSGATLGADLTVLPAVFATRMARISPSAAEGFGLWSFVSKFTLAFAAVTLLPALERAGFDSGAATHPPEALALLTLLYAAVPCGLKVVAIALLATTDLKET; the protein is encoded by the coding sequence GTGAGCAACGCGGCACCCCAACGTTTGCCAGCCTACGCGGTTTTTGCCGCGTTGCTGAGCGCGGCCGGGCTGCCGATTTATATCCATGCGCCCAAGTTTTACGTCGATGAATATGGCGTGTCGCTTGCGGCCCTTGGCGCTGTTCTGTTTGGTCTGCGTCTGCTGGACGTGGTGCAAGACCCGCTGTTTGGTCGCTTGTCCGAGGCGTTGCGGTCGCGGCGCGGTCTGGCCGTGCTGATCGGGTGCAGCGTCATGGCGCTGTCGATGCTGGGCCTGTTTGCCGTGCCGCCGCTTTTGCCGCCGCTGATCTGGTTTGCGCTGATGCTGACGGGTGTGTTTTCGGCGTTCAGTTTCCTCACGATCAACTTCTATGCTCAAGGGGTGGTCAAGGCAGACCGGCTGCCGGGGCAGGGGCACCTGATGCTGGCGCGCTGGCGGGAAACCGGGGCGCTGTTGGGTGTGTGCGTGGCGGCCATCGCCCCGGTGATGTTGGGCGGTTTCATGGGCGCCCCCTTTGCCGGGTTCGCCGTCGGGTTTTTGGTGCTGGCGCTGGCCGCCGTCGTGATGATGCGCGGCGAATGGGTCAGTGATGGCTTGCCCCCGTCGGTGGGGTTCAAGGCCGTTCTGGGCGATGCGCTGGCGCGGAAGCTGCTTTTGATCGCCTTGGTGAATGCGGCACCTGTCGCCGTCAGCTCTACCCTGTTTTTGTTCTTTGTCGAGAGCAGGCTGGAGGCACCGGGGTTCGAAGGGCCCTTGCTGCTGTTGTTCTTTCTGAGCGCCGCGCTGGCCGCCCCCGTCTGGGGGCGTTTGGCAGAACGCTACGGCCCAAAACCGGTGCTGCTGAGTGCCATGGTTCTGGCCATTCTGGCCTTTGGCTGGGCAGTTACGCTGGGGCCGGGCGACTGGTTGGCGTTCGCCATCATCTGTGTCTTGTCGGGCGCCACGTTGGGTGCCGATCTGACCGTGCTTCCGGCCGTGTTTGCGACCCGCATGGCCCGCATCAGCCCCTCGGCCGCCGAGGGGTTCGGGCTGTGGTCCTTTGTTTCGAAATTCACCTTGGCTTTTGCTGCTGTCACCCTTCTGCCCGCGCTTGAACGGGCCGGGTTTGACAGCGGTGCCGCCACCCATCCGCCCGAAGCGCTCGCGCTTCTCACGCTGCTTTATGCAGCTGTGCCTTGTGGCCTCAAGGTCGTGGCCATCGCGCTGCTTGCCACCACAGATTTGAAGGAGACGTGA
- a CDS encoding NAD(P)/FAD-dependent oxidoreductase, with protein MPFETATTALKRIAVIGGGISGMGAAHALSSDHRVTLFEAEPRLGGHARTIMAGKRGDQPVDTGFLVFNYANYPNMAHLFAELDVPVVKSNMSFGASIDGGRLEYGLASLDALFAQRRNALNPKFLGMVRDVMRFNKHALRVANEDRIRTIAQFLDVMGTGDWFRDYYLLPLSGAIWSTPTEKIMDFPAHALIQFFENHALLNHTGQHQWYTVNGGSVEYVRRIEAAMLGNGVDIRLGAPVQSVRRSAGGAQVKAWGGEWETFDEVIFATHSDDSLSLLADPTGDETAALGAVKYQPNDVVLHRDAAIMPAHRQVWSSWVYTEDKGVQSDRIDLTYWINSLQPIPMDDMHFVTLNTKRTIREEMIYDQTVLRHPVYDLAALAAQDKVRAMNGSNNTWYCGAWMRHGFHEDGLSSGLDVARALLRAPQMQVAAE; from the coding sequence ATGCCTTTTGAAACTGCTACGACCGCCTTGAAGCGCATCGCCGTGATCGGTGGCGGGATTTCCGGAATGGGCGCGGCCCATGCGTTGTCGTCTGATCACCGTGTCACCTTGTTCGAGGCCGAGCCCCGCCTGGGTGGGCACGCCCGGACCATCATGGCCGGCAAACGCGGTGACCAGCCCGTGGATACCGGTTTCCTGGTCTTTAACTACGCCAACTATCCCAACATGGCCCATTTGTTTGCCGAGTTGGATGTGCCCGTCGTCAAGTCCAACATGAGCTTTGGAGCGTCCATTGACGGGGGGCGGTTGGAATACGGCCTGGCCAGCCTTGATGCGCTGTTCGCCCAGCGGCGCAATGCGTTGAACCCCAAGTTTCTTGGCATGGTCCGCGACGTGATGCGTTTCAACAAGCACGCCCTGCGCGTCGCGAACGAAGATCGCATCCGCACTATTGCGCAATTTCTGGATGTGATGGGCACTGGTGATTGGTTTCGCGACTACTATCTGTTGCCCCTCAGCGGTGCGATCTGGTCGACGCCCACCGAAAAGATCATGGATTTCCCGGCGCACGCCCTGATCCAGTTTTTCGAGAACCATGCGCTGCTGAACCACACCGGCCAGCACCAATGGTACACCGTGAACGGCGGGTCGGTGGAATATGTCCGTCGGATCGAGGCGGCGATGCTGGGCAACGGCGTTGATATCCGGCTGGGCGCCCCTGTGCAGTCGGTGCGTCGCTCCGCCGGGGGGGCGCAGGTCAAGGCGTGGGGCGGTGAATGGGAGACGTTCGACGAGGTCATCTTTGCCACCCATTCCGATGACAGCCTGTCGCTGCTGGCCGATCCAACGGGCGATGAAACGGCGGCATTGGGTGCGGTCAAGTACCAGCCCAACGATGTCGTCCTGCACCGCGATGCCGCCATCATGCCGGCGCATCGCCAGGTCTGGTCCAGCTGGGTTTATACCGAGGACAAAGGCGTGCAGTCGGACCGGATCGACCTGACCTACTGGATCAACTCGCTGCAGCCGATCCCGATGGATGACATGCACTTTGTCACCCTAAACACCAAGCGGACGATCCGTGAGGAAATGATCTACGACCAGACGGTGCTGCGCCACCCGGTCTATGACCTTGCCGCGCTGGCCGCACAGGACAAGGTGCGCGCCATGAACGGATCCAACAACACGTGGTATTGCGGCGCCTGGATGCGCCATGGGTTCCACGAGGACGGGCTGTCCTCGGGCCTTGACGTGGCCCGCGCGTTGCTGCGCGCGCCGCAGATGCAGGTCGCGGCGGAATGA
- a CDS encoding histidine phosphatase family protein gives MSHITLIRHGQANTHAKDEASYDQLSDLGHQQSAWLGAHMQATHQHHTRLYTGTLRRHRETANGMETGMRATEDARLNELEYFTMAQALEDEHGIPVPTAPSEFVHHFPKVLAHWQDDKLKNVPERFSEFETRIKDALTEIGQGDGPALVVTSGGLIAMTMRLHLGLEVGAMANVALAIMNTSMHRLHPIGGTWSPVMFNAVPHLEHPDRHHAQTHV, from the coding sequence ATGTCCCACATCACCCTCATCCGCCACGGCCAAGCCAACACGCATGCCAAGGACGAAGCCAGCTACGACCAGCTCTCCGACCTCGGCCACCAGCAATCGGCCTGGCTCGGCGCCCACATGCAGGCGACGCACCAACACCACACGCGGCTCTACACCGGCACGCTCAGGCGCCACCGCGAGACGGCCAACGGCATGGAAACCGGGATGAGGGCCACCGAAGATGCGCGCCTGAACGAACTTGAATACTTCACCATGGCCCAGGCGCTGGAGGACGAACATGGCATCCCGGTCCCCACCGCGCCATCGGAGTTCGTGCACCACTTCCCCAAGGTGCTTGCCCACTGGCAGGACGATAAGCTGAAAAACGTGCCCGAACGGTTCTCGGAGTTTGAGACACGGATCAAGGACGCACTGACCGAAATCGGCCAGGGCGACGGCCCCGCCCTCGTCGTGACCTCGGGCGGCCTCATCGCGATGACCATGCGGCTGCACCTGGGGCTCGAGGTCGGTGCGATGGCCAATGTCGCGCTTGCGATCATGAACACCTCGATGCACCGGCTGCACCCCATCGGTGGCACGTGGTCGCCGGTGATGTTCAACGCTGTGCCGCATCTCGAACACCCGGATCGGCACCACGCTCAGACCCATGTCTAA
- a CDS encoding DUF3833 family protein: MDGLIFTLLGAAFVLFIGWTKSRYADFLAQSPEEYAQGNGPQFDVRTHLNGPIICEGVIFGPTGRVSSRFVGEFDCKWEGNTGVMDEVFTYDDGSQQTRAWRLTIGNDGKIVARADDVVGDGSGQQSGNTVQLKYKFRLPEASGGHVLDTVDWMYLAPNGTIVNRSQFRKYGIKVAELVATMRPANEEFKEAA, translated from the coding sequence ATGGACGGCTTGATTTTTACCCTCTTGGGGGCTGCGTTCGTTTTGTTCATTGGCTGGACCAAGTCGCGCTATGCTGACTTTCTGGCGCAGAGCCCGGAGGAATACGCCCAAGGAAACGGACCGCAATTTGATGTGCGGACGCATCTGAATGGTCCGATCATTTGCGAAGGCGTGATCTTTGGCCCGACGGGGCGCGTCTCGTCGCGCTTTGTGGGCGAGTTCGATTGCAAATGGGAAGGCAACACTGGCGTCATGGACGAGGTGTTTACCTATGATGACGGATCGCAGCAGACGCGGGCTTGGCGGTTGACGATCGGGAACGATGGGAAAATCGTCGCGCGTGCTGATGACGTCGTGGGCGATGGATCGGGCCAGCAGAGCGGCAATACCGTTCAATTGAAATACAAGTTTCGCTTGCCCGAAGCGTCGGGCGGGCATGTACTGGACACGGTCGACTGGATGTATCTGGCGCCGAATGGAACCATCGTGAACCGGTCGCAGTTTCGCAAATACGGGATCAAGGTGGCCGAATTGGTGGCAACAATGCGCCCGGCAAATGAAGAGTTTAAAGAAGCAGCATGA